TGTCCTGCAGTTGCGCGGCGATGGCGTCGTCCGTCACGCCATGCACGGCCGAGTAAATCATCAGGGACGTCAGGCGCGGCTGCGGCAATGGCCATGCGCCCGCTGCCGCGCCGCCCTCGAGGATGGCGTCCAGCTGGGCCAGGATGGCGTTCTTGTCGCGGTTGTCCGCCGGCTCGATGCCGAGGCTGCGCCGGTGGCTCGTGTAGACGATGTCGTGCAGCCGCCAGGTACGCAGATAGGTAGCGACATTGGCCTGTACCCATGCGCGCAGCCGGCCCTCCCAGTCGTGCGGCATGCACAGGTCAACGGCCGCTTCCAGGCTGGCCAGGAAGCGGCTGGTGTAGCGTGCGGCCAGCGCCGCCAGCATTTCCTGCTTGGACGGAAAGTAATGATAGAACGTGCCTTTCGCCACATCCGCCAGGGTAGTGATGTCGCTGACCGTGGTCGCTTCCACGCCCTTGTCCAGGAACAGCTGCTCGGCAGCGGCCATCAATTCATCGAGGCGAATCTCGGCCGGCTTGGTGCGGGGTCGGGCGGACGCTGGCGTGGCGGCGGCATCGGGCATGGCGGGGCGGGAGGTAGTCATGCGCCCAGTATAAATGAAGCGCCGGCGCAGCCCAAGCGCACAGCCGCTCGCTATTTCCATTTAATTGACTGACGGTCAGTCGATATGTATGATGAAGGAGAACTCATGAATTGGAGCATCTCCATGCAACGTTATCGCCGCGCGGCCCTGGTGGCCGCTGCCTACCTGGGCACCTTTCTCGCGTCGCTCGACATCAGCATCGTCAACGTGGCCCTGCCGACCTTGCAGACGGCGCTGGCGACGGACATGGCGGGCTTGCAGTGGGTGATCAATGCGTACGCGCTCTGCCTGTCGGCCTGCATGCTGTCGGCTGGCCCGCTGGGCGACCGGCATGGCCACAAGCGTATCTGGCTGCTGGGCGTGGCATTGTTTACCGCCGGTTCGCTGCTGTGCGCGCTGGCGGCCAGCCTGCCGCTGCTGCTGGCCGGGCGCGCCGTGCAGGGCGTGGCGGGGGCCTTGTTGATTCCAGGCGCGATGCCGATACTCAGCCATGCTTTTCCGGATCCGCGCGAACGGGCGCATGTGATCGGCGGCTGGTCGGCCTTCAGTGCGCTGGCGCTGATTCTGGGACCGTTGTTGGGCGGCATGCTGCTGGAGGCCACGGGATGGCAAAGCATCTTCCTGATCAATCTGCCGCTGGGTTTGCTGGCCATGCTGCTGGGCGCCTGGGGCATCACGGAGCGTCATTACCGCGAGCAGGCGGCGCTGGACCGAACCGGGCAGGTGTTGAGCATCGCCTGGCTGGGCGCACTCACGTATGGCTTGACCGCGCTGGGTTCAGGCAGTACGCCGGCCTGGCCGCCACTGGTGTTCGCGCTGCTGGCCTTTATCGTCTTCCTTGCCGTCGAGGCGCGCGCGCCGCGCCCTTTGTTGCCGCTACGAATGTTTCGCGAGCGAAGCTTCGCGCTGGTCAACCTGGCCTCGCTGGTGCTGGGCTTTGCCTGCTACAGCAGCCTGTTCTTTTTCTCGCTGTACTTGCAGCAAATCCAGGGCTGGGCGGCGGGAGCCAGCGGCTGGCGCATGTTGCCGCAGTTTGCCGCCATGGGCATCGTTTCCCTGGGCTTTGGCCGTCTCAGCCGCCACGTGCCTTTGCGCCGCCTGATGTTGGGTGGCTACATGCTGGCGGGACTGGTGCTGCTGGCGACGGCGACCTTGGCGCCCCGGACGCCGTATGCCATCGTCGGTACCCTGTTCGGCTTGCTGGGCGTGGCCATGGGACTGGCCGTGCCAGCCACCGGCTTGCTGGCCATGGCCAGCGTGGGCAGCGAGCGTGGCGCCATGGCGTCGGCCATCATGAATGCCTTGCGCCAGGCAGGCATGACCCTGGGCGTGGCGGTGCTGGGCAGCGTGATGAGCTTGCGTACCAACGCCATGCTGGAGCGGTCGGGACAGGTTGCCGCACTCGCCGCCGGCTTCCAGCTGGCCATGCTGCTGGCGGGGCTGGCATGCCTGGCGGTTGCCTTGCCGCTGTACTGGCTGCCAGCCAGGCAGTCCTAGGCGAGCAAGCCGCTGGGCACGCGCGGCGAAGACATCAAATCGCGGAACGCGGCCCAGTGCTCGGCGCGCGTCGTGCCCTGGCGCTCGACATAGGCTTTCGCCATGTCCTGGCCCAGGTTGTAATTGATGACATAAGCGCCCATGGCGTCGTAGAACTGCAGGCGCTGCACCGATTTTTCGGCCGGGTACAGGCGCACGTTGACCAGCCATTCCAGCGCCTCCTCGCGACTCAGGCTGCCTTCGAGATACTGGCGCGCGATGTCGTTGTCGGCATAGCCGAGCTTGGCCAGCAGCGCATTGAGTCGCGCATAGCGGGGCGCCAGGGCCGGATCGAGGCCGGCCAGCGGGTACAGCACCTGTTGTTCAAAAGCCAGCCGTTCTTCATCCGTAAAGCTCAGTTCGATGCCGTAATTGGCCGTGCCTTCGGCGATCAGCGATTGCGGTGAATACAGCGGATAGATGCAGTATTCCATCCAGCCCTTGCCACGCACCAGGTCGCGTTCGAGTAGCACGTTATAGACGTGGTGGCCCGGATACGCTTCATGGCAGCCGAGGTCGACGGCGCGATCGATGTACACGGGCAAGTCGGTATTGATCTGGATCACGCTCTGGTAGTTGCCCTTGTACCAGTTGTAGCCGCTCCATGGCTTGTCGGTAACGAATTCCAATATAAAATCTTCGCCTTCGGGCAGGGCGATGTAGCGCAAGGTGCGCTCGCGGCCCGCGCGGATGGCCGCATCCATGACGGCGCGCAGCTTGTCGGCGGGAACGACGAGTTGCGCGCGCAAGGCGTTGACCCTGTCGCTGACCGTGCCGTCGCCGGGCAGCAGCGCGTCGATCTGCGCCACCAGTGCTTCATAGTATGCGCGGCTGTGATGGGGCGAGACGGCGTCGTACAGGCGCGCGCTTTCCGTATCGAAATCGAGGCGTGTGCCTTGCAGCATGTCCGCCTTGGCCAGCACGGCTTGCAGCTGCTTGCGCAGGTTGAGGGCGCGCAGGCAGGATGCGTCTGCCAGCAGGGCCAGCGCCTTGTCTGTCGCGGCCTGGATATCGCTCAAACTCTGTGGCTGTTCTACCGCTTCCTGTTGCCATGCGGGCGGTCCGTAATACGCGTCGACATACGAGGCATCGTGCTGGCCCATGGCCAGGACCAGCTTGACGTAGCGTTCGGCCACGTCGGCGTGAAGGGGGGAGTTGCTGTCGTTGTTCGTCATGGCGGCCTGATTGTGCTGTTGGGCAGGCGCTTATTGTATAGCGCAATGGCGCGCAGGCGCGGCATGCACCTGTCACATCATTTCCCTATAACAATTAGAGAAACGCATCTTGATATACATCAGTGACCCCGGCATTTGCGGCCTGCGCATGCGGGTTTGGTAGCAAGATGGCGTGGTCGTCTTTTTTCGTGCTTACGTGATTTTCTCCTTGATCTTTCTTCGTTTATGGACGAATATGATGTACGAGATCCGGCACTACCTGACGTCATCGGGCAGGGATTTATATACGGAATGGCTGAAACGCCAGCGCGACAATACGGCCAGGGTGGCCATCGTGCGGCGCGTGCTGCGCATGATGCCCGGCAATTTTGGCGACCATAAATTTTGTCACGACGGCGTGTGGGAGTTGCGCATCGATGTGGGCGCCGGTTATCGTATTTACTATGCCATCGACGGCGGCCAGATTATTTTATTGCTGTGTGGTGGCGACAAGCGCGTGGCGACAAGCGCACGCAACCGAAAGATATCGAATACGCCTGTGCCTGCTGGCACGACTGGAAGGAGAGAGGACATGAAAGAGGACGTGAAACAGGTCATGAGCAAACCACCAAGAGACCGCTCGCATGACGAAGCGATGGCTGAGCTGTACCGCGACGATCCCGATCTCGCCCTTGAATTGATCAACAATATCCTCGCCGATGGTGATCTCGGCGAACTGCTGGCCGTGCTGCGCCAGCTGACGCGTGCCTTTGGCGGCGTGCCTGCCGTGGCGCAGGCGGCCAAGCTCAATCCTACCCAGCTGTACCGCACCCTGTCGCCCGATGGCAATCCATCCTTGAGCACCTTGACGGCCATCCTCGATGCCATGGGCTTGCGGCTGGCGGTGGAACCCAGGCAGCCCGAACGTTCATTTCCCGCACCGGCTGCCTGAGTTCTTGGCACGCGGCTAGAATTCCACGGGCCGTGCCTCGCGCATGGCCTGCGTCATGGCCAGGCCGATGCGCGTCGCTTCCGTCGCGTCGTGCAAAGTCAGCGACAAGGTGCGCCGGCCCAGTGCTGCATCCGTAAACTCCTTCGCCTCGATCAAAAAGGCATCGGCGAAGCGGGCATAGAAGTCCGGCGTGCACTCAGTGCGCACGCCATGCGCATCCGAAATTTCCACGCGGTTCAGGCGCGGATTGCTGCCCACGGCCAGGCGGCCGCCCGTGCCGAACACTTCCGTCAGAGTTTCATGGCCATGCGCCATGGTGCGCGATGCCATGAAGCTGGCCATGCTGCCATCGGAAAATTCGACCGTGGCCAGGCCATTGTCGACGTCGCCGAACGCCTGCAAGCCCGTGTGGATGGCGTTGGTGCCGCTCGCATACACGCGTTTGGGCACGGGGTTGCCCAGCAGCCAGCGCGCCAGGTCGATGTCGTGCACGCTGCAATCGAGGAAGATGCCGCCGCTGGTGGGGGCGAAGCGCATGAAGGCGCCGCTGGGGTCGTTCTGGTCGCAGGTTTGCGAACGCACCAGATACGGCTTGCCGATGAGGCCCTGGGCGATCTTTTGCTGCGCGTCATGGTAGCTGGCGTCAAAACGGCGCACGAAACCGATCATGATCGTCAACTGAGGGTGGCGCGCCGCTTCCGCTTCCACCTTCAGGCAGTCGGCCAGGTCCAGCGACAGCGGTTTTTCGCAAAACACGTGCTTGCCGGCGCGCAGGGCGGCGATGATCTGGTCCGCATGCAGCGAGGTGGGCGTGACGAGAAAGACGGCGTCCAGGCCCGGGTGGGCCAGCAGGGCGTCGTAATCGGCATAGCCGGTGGTGACGCCGAGCATGCTGGCGGCCCAGTCCAGTTCGGTGGGTACGGGGCTGCAGGCGGCGACGACTTCGGCGTTCGGCACGCGCTGCGCCAGGTTGATGGCATGGCGCTGGCCCAGCCGGCCCAGGCCGACGATGCCGACTTTTAATGTTGGGGATGACATGGTGTCTCCAGGTATTTTTATTATTGGTTTATAAAGTGATCACGCGCTGTTCGCGCCACGACAGGGTGGCCGCCTCGGCCAATTCCAGTGCCTTCAAGCCATCGTGCACGGTGGTGCGCAGCGGCGTGCCGTGGCTGAGGGCGTCAAAGAAATGCGCCATTTCCTGCGCATACGCCACGCGGTAACGTTCCAGGAAAAAATCTTCCGGCTTGTCCACGCTGACATTCACCGAACCATAGGCCGTCACTTCCGTCGGCTTGTGGTTGCCCGCTTGCAGC
Above is a genomic segment from Janthinobacterium sp. 64 containing:
- a CDS encoding TetR/AcrR family transcriptional regulator gives rise to the protein MTTSRPAMPDAAATPASARPRTKPAEIRLDELMAAAEQLFLDKGVEATTVSDITTLADVAKGTFYHYFPSKQEMLAALAARYTSRFLASLEAAVDLCMPHDWEGRLRAWVQANVATYLRTWRLHDIVYTSHRRSLGIEPADNRDKNAILAQLDAILEGGAAAGAWPLPQPRLTSLMIYSAVHGVTDDAIAAQLQDSSAFAADVADACLRMLGR
- a CDS encoding MFS transporter, which translates into the protein MQRYRRAALVAAAYLGTFLASLDISIVNVALPTLQTALATDMAGLQWVINAYALCLSACMLSAGPLGDRHGHKRIWLLGVALFTAGSLLCALAASLPLLLAGRAVQGVAGALLIPGAMPILSHAFPDPRERAHVIGGWSAFSALALILGPLLGGMLLEATGWQSIFLINLPLGLLAMLLGAWGITERHYREQAALDRTGQVLSIAWLGALTYGLTALGSGSTPAWPPLVFALLAFIVFLAVEARAPRPLLPLRMFRERSFALVNLASLVLGFACYSSLFFFSLYLQQIQGWAAGASGWRMLPQFAAMGIVSLGFGRLSRHVPLRRLMLGGYMLAGLVLLATATLAPRTPYAIVGTLFGLLGVAMGLAVPATGLLAMASVGSERGAMASAIMNALRQAGMTLGVAVLGSVMSLRTNAMLERSGQVAALAAGFQLAMLLAGLACLAVALPLYWLPARQS
- a CDS encoding helix-turn-helix domain-containing transcriptional regulator → MAELYRDDPDLALELINNILADGDLGELLAVLRQLTRAFGGVPAVAQAAKLNPTQLYRTLSPDGNPSLSTLTAILDAMGLRLAVEPRQPERSFPAPAA
- a CDS encoding Gfo/Idh/MocA family oxidoreductase, coding for MSSPTLKVGIVGLGRLGQRHAINLAQRVPNAEVVAACSPVPTELDWAASMLGVTTGYADYDALLAHPGLDAVFLVTPTSLHADQIIAALRAGKHVFCEKPLSLDLADCLKVEAEAARHPQLTIMIGFVRRFDASYHDAQQKIAQGLIGKPYLVRSQTCDQNDPSGAFMRFAPTSGGIFLDCSVHDIDLARWLLGNPVPKRVYASGTNAIHTGLQAFGDVDNGLATVEFSDGSMASFMASRTMAHGHETLTEVFGTGGRLAVGSNPRLNRVEISDAHGVRTECTPDFYARFADAFLIEAKEFTDAALGRRTLSLTLHDATEATRIGLAMTQAMREARPVEF